GCTGGTAAGTGGGGCATTGGTCATGGGGCTCGTATTTGTTCCTCCTCTAAGCCAAGATTCAATGGATGAACGCTCGTAGGAATATCCGTCTGTAGTATGCAATCAGAAAATACACAGAATGGTTTAGAAACACTGGAACAAccatagactaatacagactattttcctAGAGTcaaaagtccctgtgcattgtatacTGTGAATTTTCCGCATATTCTTTCATGGAACGATCGGCCTTCATTATCGGTTGATGCTAAGACTTAGACTGTTTGGAGTTTATCTGTACCTCTTTAGTCCATGGGAACAACATTCAAAAATTACATCAGGCAATGATCCTCAACACATCAGGTCCTGTCTAGAGAGGGGGTCATATACACATAGCTTATatggtatatatattttttattagtCCAGCGATGGATTGGAACATTCAGAGACTTACGACCTTCTCTTTCCAAACTGAATGCAAGTTTCATGCAAAGGTAAGGTTCTCTGTACACCAGTTCTCTAAGAATTGATATTATTAATATGATGGGGCTATTTTATCAATTTTCTTCAGAACATTCCAGTGAGTGTTGCAGATTTTACCAGGCTGTTTTACAATGTACAGAGGCGAATTGCGCCATCGCCACCATGCATATTGCTGAAATTCATCTGACATTCCCCAACATTCAGCAAACACCCAGCAAGTGGTCAATGTCGGGGATTGAATCCAGTGGCAGCACTATGGTGGGGAGGGGGACATTACTCCCAatattttttgcccccccccccccattttaaggaaaaaaccccaaaattacacaaatttccactctttgcagcaattttgtgcaaaatatgttGATCCCCCCGAAATTCACTATTCCCCCAAAAACAATTTCCTGGTGCCGTCACTGTTGAATGATTACTCCGAGGCATATTCTTACCTGCTGCAATGACAGGGTCTCTCATAATTTCCCTGGTGATAGGACATAAGTACTCATCAGGTACCGTGTCATCTGAAACATACAAAATGAAGACACATTAACAAACTAATCTTTGCAAGTGTTCATGCTGAAGACATACTTGTAggtgaaaaataacatttgttcCCCGATTTCTCCATTTTGTATAAAGAATTTCCTCGCGGTGATGAGACAAGTAAGCAAAGAAAATGTGAGGAGAAaattttcattaataattcacATCATTATCAGTCGGAGAATGCACTGATAAGTATAAACGAATCCgctgagccaagtgatggtcagaattaacCCCCATAGCTGGGGGTCATCCGCGCCACACTAGCTTAGTttgtttggattgcgatccaagacgcccactatcgTGAGCGCATCGGAGCACGTAGCACTTGCGCCCGTGTCACAGGAGCAGTAAACGCTGCACGCCTATGATACTGGAgtcgcgtaaaatggatggaaggCCCCCAGTTATGGCCCCCAGTGgggtgtaggaatgtgtcaagtcggaTTTATGTATACTAGTCCCAAACTCTTCTGTCTTTCATGAGTTGTTGTATCTCTGATGGTTGTAGGCCAATATCACTCATGACGGTGTCATGGTATTGAAGTGCCCTtcaatctttatttgatttgcaTCAAGAGGGTCCAGAAAATCTTTGAGACTGGCCAATTATATGCATGCAGTGGTCAGCAAACACATAAGCGACATTGTCCAATAAATGACTACACAAAGGGAATGTCACAATATACCACAAGTATTTAGAATGCGGTGTTGCGACCCAACATTTAGCACTCGATGTAAGTTGTGCTGCATTCATTATGGGATGAATTTTAAGGAGGTGCAAGGTCACTTACCAGTTGGTTGTCCAGTAGCAGTGTAGAACCCTTGTTCTCGGATCATCTGCACACCACGCAAAATCTTCTGACGATGACCTAGGGGCTCTGTACACaagaaattgccaaaaaaaagAAATTACTATTACAGTAAATTATTATTGCCTGCTGTcaaatttgtaaacaaaataatAGAGTTTACTTTATTAGTCCTACTTTACAAAACCTTCAAATTTCATGATCAGAATTagttttggaaattaaaaaaaaaattacctttaAATTTTGCCACATTTTTCAAGATTATGTCAATGAATTGCATAAACTTTTCCAAATGGTTGtcacaaaataaatttaaaaaaaaaagatgcttcAAATGTGTAATCTGTATTTTCTATAATATTTGTACTTTAGGCGAGTCCGTGACGTCAACCTGTTGAAGCACCTGCTTCTTTTTGGGCATACGCTTGTGATTTAAAGCTGCACCCATTGAAATGTCACTGATTCACTGAGAGTAAAAGTACTGCACATAGAGGTTTGATTAGGAGAGAGTAGACTTTATTCCATAGCCACATGTACGATTATATGGGAAAGCACCATAGTGGATTGTTACTATGGGGACCAAAACACTGTACTTATGGCATTTTGTGGTGGGGGAGTGAAATCCATTGATACTTAGCATCTTAAAGCTATAAACCTTACAAAGGTCTGCACATAAAATCGGCACAATGCATTGGACACAGACTGCAAACAAGCATGTACTAAAGTAACATTTTGACAGCTGCATTGAAAAACAATTTTGAGGTACTATATGAATTGACTCAGGCTACATGAATGACACACAAGCTCTCTTTATTCTAGTATCATTGATTTTCTATTTTCCCCTAAAATGAGTAACACATACATGGAGTCCAAGCTCACCTAATCAACATGGTGGAGTCATGTTCTCTTATTCTAACCTCTTTGAGTTTCTATTTCTCCTCCAAGTGACACAAAAACATTGCTCAGTCCAAGCTCTCTTATTCTAACCTCTTTGACTGTCTATTTTCCCCTATTATGAGTATGAGTAACACAAGCAGGGAGTCAAAGCTCTCCTAATCAACATGGTGGAGTCCAAGCTCTCTTATTCAAACCTCATCTATTTATCCTCTGCAAGTgacagacacacaaacatggtggagttcaagctctcttattgtAACCTCTATGATTTTCCCCATCCACACTCTCTTATTCTAACATCTATGATTTTCTATCATCCTCCAAAAGCATAATCAATTTACATTAATTTACTTACTGATTCCGAGATCACTCGTCAAATGTTTGGAATCCAGGGCTTGTAATTCCTTGCCGTCGATGTGATTCTCTTTAAACACATCACAGTACTGTTTCAAGTCAATATTCTCCAACCATTTGCATACTTCATCAATCGACCAATCAGAGAGCAGCTGAATGTGACATTCTTTAGGTGTGGTTGTTTCAGCAGCAGGTGCTGATGGCTTGATGACTGCTGTAGCTGATGACTCTCTAGAAGCTGTAGGTAATGAAAATAGAAGTTGATATTGTTAATGTACCCGTTAAGGATTTAAAACATTGATGAGATAACTTTCTTATTGACATCAGAAGCACTTATTATGGTAAACATATTTGACACTTGTAACTGTCATTGATTTGAACTCTCTTATAGACCTTTTTTCATGACGACACCATCAATCCAAACTGGGTCTGAGAGCCTGTAATCCCGGGCCTGTAATACATTGGTCTAGATGTAAACAATCAAGACACACAATGTGAAAAACAACTCATCACTTAAATGTTCTCattagttttttatttattttcacctCAATTATCACAAAATAGTTTGTTCCAATGTGTTCCGCATTGTTTAAACTGGTTTGTGGCATCAGTGGCAAATTCAAAACTGCATTGCGCACCTGGTCACAGCGCATCACACAAACAGATCTTTCGCATTGGCTGTGTTTTGCGTTTTTACGCAGATCACTCTGAATTTTGTGTTTTCACACAGGTTGTctcttttgtccaattttaacTTCTGACATCACTGCatggaaaaaggtctatagaaatataagtagattttgagTAGAATTATTTTATGTCAAGACCTGGGCCTCGATGGAGACACCCTAAATAGGTGGATGAGTGGCTCGCTGAGACTGAGATATTTTACCTGCTGGTTGTTGACATGGTATTCCTGTATCATCTAATTGCCATATCCGTACTGTCTTGTCATTAGATCCAGAGGCCAAGTATCTACCATCTAATGAGAAAGCTACGCATGTCACATATCTAAGAAATGAAAAGCATGAGAAAAAAGGTCAGGCTGCAGAAAACTGATGAGGCCCCATAtacactgcgcacaaaaagtatccgtacactttcttttagacactaaaactaaattacaaaataaagtagtcgatagatggagaattttgttctgcatattttgatacctcattcggtacgATACAGATTTATTTTTGCATTAATTGAACCAGTAACAAAAGGTAGCAGAAAGCAccttgtcacttttgaaactcgaccatttgtcattcaaatgagtatagttTAGTGGAATAAAATAATATCGTGCAGAACAAAATTCACCATCTATCGACTACTTATTTCGCAATTTAGATTTAGTGTTTAGTGTAGAtttagatattgcttttgttgtaCATGTTCAGATACTTATTGTGTGCAGTATATTTTAAAACCACATGTCCGAATGGCCCTCGATTTATTCGGTTTATTTTAAGTGTCAGAGCTGCATCTTCTGACTTAATATCCAGAGGAGAACCAAAATCCATTTCCAAAATGTCATTGGGCAGGAAGaatctcctatgtgtcattggcccctgaacatgtttaaaacaaaacctcctatataacctcttggcagttttgttttatacaggttcaagggccacaagtacataggtgGCTTTTCCTGCCCACATGAAAAGTCTCTACACAAGCATCCTCTCCTCCTCAAAATATTCAGTGAAAAAAAATGTTACTGTACCTTTTGTGTCCTTCTAATGTGTAGAGCATCTGTCCCAAGATCTGAGGAAGAGAATGACATCATTAAAGTAGTATTTTAGTACTTTGTCAAAGTTGCTAGTTATCAGCTAATGTACCGTACCCTCtatgcctttcttacagtgtttGTATTTCAGCTCAATCCTCTTCatccctaccaccattcttaccatgttgctaaTTGGCTCAATAAACCATTATTGTcatcttgtaaccaatcagcaggtagtactcatgtgGAGTTAAACAATTTctccaataatatatatatatatatatcagcaTTTTCAGGGACATGCAGTTCTAAATATTCtgtgcaaaaactgttgattaatttttttttgcaaaaaaagttttgTGACCATAAAAGCTCATGATTTTTATCTTTAACAAACAAAATGAATGATACCAAAAATATGTTACACCCTATAATCCAGAAGATACATTATAAAGAAATAACCCACTTTCTTTAAGTGGCAATGCCACAGGGGTACAAATACtcttttcccccagtaaaaactcaaaattatgctttttgcaacaattttgcACTAAATATGGTGATTTTgtcccccttgaaattcactctGCCCACATGCCACCAAGGCACCTCCCTGTTTTCTTTACAGTGTGTCTGAAAATATTAGAAATATCTCTACAAGACCATGATTATTTCAAAATGTACTTACCGGATTCCAGACAATCACTAAACTATCACCAGCACTGGAATGGAAAAATGGATTGTAAATAGTTACTTAAGatattattcataacctcatgaatatacatgatgcatgtgatccaattatattttattatttgtgaattaCAAACTCAGTGTCATTACTAACTCAGTATTTTAAATTACCTTGTATCAGAGGTGTATGCACAGTTTTTTTACCCAGGGGCAGGACTTGTTTTGTGACTGAGCGAAGCAAGGCCCGTAACGGGTGGGATCCGGGGTTCGCATTGTACCGCAGAAAACGGGGCCCCCAAGTGCTCCTGGATTTTAATTGTTTTGAATGCATTGAGAAGTACCTCATGATCCTTACTTTTATGtagatttttttccttttttacaAGGTGCGCATGCCCTTTCACCACCCTGCTGGATACACGccttaatattttaaaataacaacatttataaaatgttgttgttgtatctttttatatcaaacatttAAGAAAAGTGATTTTGTGACCATTATATAACCCAAtatctaaatattattaaaacattttgactaaAACACATAACATGTAAATATtagtttaagaacatttttgctaATAAGTTGATATCGAAGTGAACTGAAACGTTACAGGGTTCAAGAACATACTTACCCTGATGCTAGTAAGCTTCCATCAATAGAGAATGCCACTGACATAACTTTAGCTGTATGACCAGTCATCTTACAACGCAGTCTGGTGTTCACTTCTACATAAAGAAACAAAACAGGTGGTCCAATATAGCATGACCAGTGTTTCTAAATTTTAATTCTGGGAAAAACAGTATTTTTCATCTTTTCCATTTGGACtgacataattatattgaattGGCCAATTATGCTGAACACAGCCAGTATTTACTCACAGTTAATCAGAGGTTTCATCTGCCATGCAGATCATCAGAAAATTGAACATATCCGATTTGGGGCAAATTTTCATATTCTGGTGCCACCACGGATTGTACCACAAGCTACCACATTCTCTCACAAACCTCAacattcaacattttaaaaacaagagaaggtacatacatgtacaaggctAGTACAGGGCACAGTGGGCCTGGGCCCAGGGGGCACAATCGAGGAGGGGGGACTTTGagaggaaaaataataataataaaaaaaattaattaattaaaaaaaaaaaagacagtaAGAGGATGTTGGAATAAGTTGTCATCCTTTGGCCCGGTTTTAGGCAGTGAGAACAACAGATGGGATGTAAAGTtcactttttgaaatattgaacaggcaaatcagGGATCCTTTGTTTTCTATAGTTCATTAAGAAGTTCAATGGACCTTATCCCAGCACTTGTTCTGCCGACATAATACGGCCCCTTTGTGGTGGCTGGTCACATTTTAGCACTAAATTTTCCAAAGAGTCTGGGGGTCTAATCATGTTGCTAGGCCCAggggccagcaaaaggtaaatgCAGCCCTGGATACATACCTGGAAAGACATTGAGGTCCCATACTTTGACCAAGTTATCTGCTCCACAAGTTGCCAATAAGAAATGCCTCTTGTGTGAAATTGCATCTGGTATATAATTGGGATCTGCAAGAAAATAGGATTGTTGCGGAATGTAATTAATAGTGTAAGGCATGCACAATTTGCACATGTTGAcataaactggtcccaaaaagtaacttaccaggtaagaaattcgtctgtcaagttcaaacgacaaatcgtattatactgaatagcatatgagtggaagcggtgtacatttacggagtttgacacctcatttgtcgcaaacagatcaaaacttttgaagttatgctcatttgaacaagcctactatcaaatttgaaagttgcaggtccgccccaatgaattcacacaataaacagacacatgaaaggatGTTCAGAACTTTTATTCTTT
Above is a window of Amphiura filiformis chromosome 20, Afil_fr2py, whole genome shotgun sequence DNA encoding:
- the LOC140142684 gene encoding WD repeat, SAM and U-box domain-containing protein 1-like, producing the protein MSGLALVKVVKAHSSDTNCCAFSTSLLASCSGDKTVRLFNLDDFKELSFSPLLGHTYYVHWCCFSPFGTMLASCSTDGKIILWNTRNGETVAVLEHPSKGIIRICAFSPDSSLLLSGGTDNCLCLWDVNTKTLIRQFEGHQNTVAACTFTPDNNYVISGSSDGDLRIWDANYGQNKCLYLDSECNDLGVSALVISPTYGSANPNYIPDAISHKRHFLLATCGADNLVKVWDLNVFPEVNTRLRCKMTGHTAKVMSVAFSIDGSLLASGAGDSLVIVWNPILGQMLYTLEGHKRYVTCVAFSLDGRYLASGSNDKTVRIWQLDDTGIPCQQPAASRESSATAVIKPSAPAAETTTPKECHIQLLSDWSIDEVCKWLENIDLKQYCDVFKENHIDGKELQALDSKHLTSDLGIKPLGHRQKILRGVQMIREQGFYTATGQPTDDTVPDEYLCPITREIMRDPVIAADGYSYERSSIESWLRGGTNTSPMTNAPLTSNHLTPNRSLKMIIQRLYNL